A single genomic interval of Shewanella halotolerans harbors:
- the smc gene encoding chromosome segregation protein SMC, with protein MRLTQIKLAGFKSFVDVTKIPFNQPLTAIIGPNGCGKSNVIDAVRWVLGESSAKHLRGDSMADVIFNGSSARRPVSVASVELSFDNQQGRLGGQYASYQAIAVKRQVSRDGESSYFLNGQKCRRKDITDLFMGTGLGPRSYAIIEQGTISRLIESKPQELRVFIEEAAGISRYKERRRETENRIRHTRENLERLGDIRQELGRQIDKLAEQAEAARQYRALKQTERDQQAQLEVAKYLELSAQSDKLSQEIEVKTLTQSEGDAGREALSRNLTELKLKLDELERQEQQQVEAFYLNGNQIAKLEQEVKHRQQQDAHLKQRIKQDEEKLALLKAQEQALILARGDLDERQHGARQAHQALQLQLELLDEQLGEVELSLEQAQEAESQAKQAASQCQLRLELTKGELKHKQSALAQLKSQHQSALRQLEQLSHQDETANLALQHAQCERLAERVDELKGEIEQGAATQSQLQEQARQTLAQVDALSQSLAEERGRLAVVKRILPQEDALQGRALWQAIQVTPGWEAAVDLLLDGLLTQKVSDKPSAMETENESGFELSRSQQWTGLSSEVNLAPWLSRLSWVDSLSQAKAMLGALEDDERIVTADGYIVGNGFVLQKAEQGSQLVQLKAEQQALELSIAASVEAIDERRAVLAEVNQALDEQREAFTQLNTSLQGTQLERERLMAQAQATQERIARQGEQQARLKALLEEQSGELVAVEQSISELTSRRDQDEAQLTELTRSADSQVAGLADRRAQHKALGRERQALAQQSQQLQQSLQAINTEQALSRQQGEQLERQMKELAQELSELQGQLEGQDKLDGKLQADAMTAQLNDALARQGEAQAALDALRLQQAELQNQADEIGAKQKQQVGKLEHLTQAISALKLRREGIKGQIDSQLAQIRGQEVDIAEVQATLDLTVSLSHRQKMLERTKAQIEHLGAINLAAIEEFEQQSQRKAYLDSQDADLAKALGSLEEAIRKIDRETKTRFKETFDKVNQDLGVLFPKVFGGGSAYLALTDDDLLETGVTIMARPPGKKNSTIHLLSGGEKALTALSLVFAIFRLNPAPFCMLDEVDAPLDDANVDRFCRLVKEMSQSVQFVYISHNKITMELADQLIGVTMHEPGVSRIVAVDIDEAVALADAV; from the coding sequence ATGAGACTCACACAGATAAAACTTGCTGGATTTAAGTCGTTTGTCGATGTCACTAAAATCCCTTTTAACCAACCGCTTACGGCCATTATCGGCCCCAATGGCTGTGGCAAGTCCAATGTGATCGACGCGGTGCGCTGGGTGTTGGGCGAAAGTTCTGCCAAACACCTGCGCGGCGACTCTATGGCTGACGTTATCTTTAACGGCTCCTCGGCCAGACGCCCGGTCTCTGTGGCCAGTGTCGAGCTCAGCTTCGACAATCAGCAGGGCCGTCTGGGGGGGCAGTACGCCAGCTATCAGGCGATTGCCGTAAAACGCCAGGTGAGCCGCGACGGTGAATCCAGTTACTTCCTCAATGGCCAGAAGTGCCGCCGCAAGGACATTACCGATCTCTTCATGGGCACGGGCCTAGGTCCGCGCAGCTACGCCATTATCGAGCAGGGCACCATCTCACGGCTTATCGAATCTAAGCCTCAGGAGCTGAGGGTCTTCATCGAAGAGGCCGCCGGCATCTCCCGCTACAAGGAGCGGCGACGCGAAACGGAAAACCGCATCCGCCATACCCGCGAGAACCTCGAACGCTTAGGGGATATCCGTCAGGAGCTGGGCCGCCAAATAGATAAGCTGGCCGAGCAGGCAGAGGCTGCGCGTCAATATCGGGCGCTGAAGCAGACGGAGCGGGATCAACAGGCTCAGCTCGAGGTGGCCAAATATCTGGAGCTGAGTGCTCAGTCTGACAAGTTGTCCCAGGAGATAGAGGTCAAGACGCTGACCCAGAGCGAGGGCGACGCTGGGCGAGAAGCTCTGTCGCGCAACTTGACCGAGCTTAAACTCAAACTCGATGAGCTTGAGCGCCAGGAGCAGCAACAGGTCGAGGCCTTCTATCTCAATGGTAATCAGATCGCCAAGCTCGAACAGGAGGTCAAGCATCGTCAGCAGCAAGATGCGCATCTCAAGCAGCGTATCAAGCAGGACGAAGAGAAGCTGGCACTGCTAAAGGCTCAGGAGCAGGCGCTCATATTAGCGCGCGGCGATCTCGATGAGCGTCAGCACGGTGCCCGGCAGGCCCATCAGGCGTTGCAGCTGCAGCTCGAGTTACTCGATGAGCAGCTCGGCGAGGTCGAGTTATCCCTGGAGCAGGCACAGGAGGCCGAGAGTCAGGCCAAGCAGGCGGCTAGCCAATGTCAGCTACGCCTGGAACTCACCAAGGGGGAGCTCAAGCATAAGCAGAGCGCCCTGGCTCAGCTAAAGTCGCAACATCAGAGCGCGTTACGCCAGCTTGAGCAGCTATCCCATCAGGATGAAACCGCCAATCTTGCGCTGCAACATGCTCAGTGTGAACGGCTCGCCGAGCGGGTCGATGAGCTTAAGGGCGAGATCGAGCAGGGGGCTGCCACTCAGTCTCAGTTACAGGAGCAGGCGCGCCAGACCCTGGCGCAGGTCGATGCTCTGTCGCAGTCCCTGGCCGAGGAGAGGGGACGTCTGGCGGTGGTCAAGCGTATCTTACCTCAGGAAGATGCGCTTCAGGGCCGCGCCCTCTGGCAGGCGATTCAGGTCACGCCCGGCTGGGAAGCGGCGGTCGACCTTTTGCTCGATGGTCTGCTCACCCAGAAGGTGAGTGACAAGCCAAGCGCAATGGAAACAGAGAATGAGAGCGGCTTTGAGTTAAGTAGATCTCAGCAATGGACCGGGCTTAGCAGCGAGGTCAACCTGGCGCCTTGGCTGTCCAGGCTTAGCTGGGTCGATAGCCTGAGTCAGGCTAAGGCCATGCTGGGAGCACTTGAGGATGACGAGCGCATCGTCACTGCCGATGGCTACATCGTCGGTAACGGCTTTGTGCTGCAAAAGGCCGAGCAGGGCAGCCAGCTGGTGCAGCTCAAGGCCGAGCAGCAGGCGCTTGAGCTCAGCATAGCGGCCAGTGTCGAGGCTATCGATGAGCGAAGGGCGGTGCTTGCCGAGGTCAATCAGGCCTTGGATGAGCAGCGTGAGGCGTTCACCCAGCTTAATACCAGCTTGCAGGGGACGCAGCTTGAGCGTGAACGCCTGATGGCGCAGGCTCAGGCGACCCAGGAGCGTATCGCCCGGCAAGGTGAGCAGCAAGCCAGGCTGAAGGCCTTGCTCGAAGAGCAGAGCGGCGAGCTAGTAGCCGTGGAGCAAAGCATTAGTGAGCTGACAAGTCGTCGCGATCAAGACGAGGCGCAGCTGACTGAGCTGACGCGCTCAGCCGACAGCCAGGTGGCAGGACTTGCCGATCGCCGCGCCCAGCATAAGGCGCTGGGCCGCGAGCGTCAGGCGTTGGCGCAGCAGTCCCAGCAGCTACAGCAGTCGCTGCAGGCGATCAATACCGAGCAGGCGCTTAGCCGTCAGCAGGGGGAGCAGCTCGAGCGGCAGATGAAGGAGCTGGCCCAAGAGCTGAGCGAGCTTCAGGGGCAACTCGAGGGGCAGGATAAGCTAGATGGTAAGCTGCAAGCCGATGCCATGACGGCCCAGCTCAATGATGCCCTGGCGCGTCAGGGAGAGGCGCAGGCGGCGCTCGATGCCCTGCGTCTGCAGCAGGCTGAGCTGCAAAATCAAGCAGACGAGATCGGTGCCAAGCAAAAACAACAAGTTGGCAAGTTAGAGCACTTGACTCAAGCCATCAGCGCGTTAAAGTTACGTCGCGAAGGGATAAAAGGTCAAATTGACAGCCAGTTAGCTCAGATCAGGGGCCAAGAGGTGGATATCGCCGAGGTGCAGGCAACCCTGGATCTGACGGTGAGCCTGAGCCATCGTCAGAAGATGCTTGAGCGCACAAAGGCGCAGATCGAACATCTTGGCGCGATAAATTTGGCGGCGATTGAAGAGTTCGAGCAGCAGAGTCAACGTAAGGCCTATCTCGACAGTCAGGATGCGGACTTGGCCAAGGCCCTTGGTAGCCTGGAGGAGGCGATCCGCAAGATCGACCGCGAGACCAAGACGCGCTTTAAGGAGACCTTCGATAAGGTCAACCAAGATCTTGGGGTGCTGTTTCCTAAGGTGTTCGGCGGAGGCAGCGCCTATCTGGCGCTGACCGACGATGATCTGCTGGAGACTGGGGTCACCATCATGGCCAGACCGCCAGGGAAAAAGAATAGTACGATTCACCTGCTTTCGGGTGGAGAAAAAGCATTAACCGCTTTATCATTGGTATTTGCGATTTTCAGGCTGAATCCGGCGCCATTTTGTATGTTGGATGAGGTCGATGCGCCGCTCGATGATGCCAATGTCGACAGGTTCTGCCGACTGGTAAAAGAGATGTCTCAGAGCGTGCAATTTGTTTATATTAGTCACAATAAGATCACCATGGAATTGGCCGATCAACTAATAGGTGTCACTATGCACGAGCCAGGGGTTTCACGCATAGTTGCCGTCGATATCGATGAGGCGGTGGCATTAGCCGACGCAGTATAA
- the zipA gene encoding cell division protein ZipA, which translates to MENLQLVLFVLGAVAIIAVLVHGFWSIRRQQPKSLKESPMTGLYTDKTRDSDGFDADGVGPVRVIKNNGEDRSIPKATSTSRATPAGARAQESEPAEVSPSFSLSDEPKQKAPRSRQEPVMSATPNEEVSDAHLEQMELGLGQAPAQPSLFEDPVTERKQEAVRPAPRVEATQSVAPASVEPVPVEPEPAPEVAEEAPLGDPQDVLVLHVVAKEGEALNGAELLPSLLTLNFKFGDMDIFHRHEDNAGTGKVLFSLANMVKPGVFNPDEMEQFTTQGIVLFMTLPCYGDPLMNFSIMLNSAHQLADDLGGEVLDGGRGAWSEQTKQSYLQRIRAQM; encoded by the coding sequence ATGGAAAATTTGCAACTGGTATTGTTCGTGTTAGGCGCGGTAGCCATTATCGCGGTACTTGTGCATGGTTTTTGGTCCATTAGGCGGCAGCAACCTAAATCATTAAAAGAATCGCCCATGACAGGGCTATACACAGATAAGACACGTGACAGTGACGGTTTCGACGCCGATGGCGTTGGCCCTGTAAGAGTAATTAAAAATAACGGCGAAGATCGCAGCATTCCTAAGGCCACCTCGACCAGCCGTGCCACACCTGCCGGTGCTCGCGCGCAAGAGAGCGAGCCAGCAGAGGTCTCGCCTAGTTTCTCCCTGTCGGACGAGCCTAAGCAGAAGGCGCCGCGTTCGCGTCAAGAGCCGGTCATGTCAGCAACCCCTAACGAAGAAGTTAGCGACGCCCATCTCGAGCAGATGGAGCTTGGCCTGGGTCAGGCCCCGGCGCAGCCTTCGCTGTTTGAAGACCCAGTTACCGAGCGTAAGCAGGAAGCAGTGCGCCCCGCGCCGAGAGTCGAAGCGACTCAGTCAGTAGCGCCTGCGTCTGTAGAGCCAGTGCCTGTTGAACCAGAGCCAGCGCCAGAAGTGGCCGAAGAGGCGCCGCTTGGCGATCCACAGGATGTACTGGTGCTGCACGTGGTGGCTAAAGAGGGCGAGGCCCTCAATGGCGCCGAGCTACTACCTAGCCTGTTGACCCTTAACTTCAAGTTTGGTGACATGGATATTTTCCATCGTCATGAGGATAATGCTGGCACAGGCAAGGTGCTGTTTTCATTGGCTAACATGGTTAAGCCTGGGGTATTCAACCCAGATGAGATGGAGCAGTTTACCACTCAGGGCATAGTGCTGTTTATGACGCTGCCTTGCTATGGCGATCCTCTGATGAATTTCTCCATCATGCTTAACTCGGCCCATCAGCTTGCCGACGATCTCGGCGGCGAAGTGCTCGACGGTGGTCGTGGCGCCTGGAGCGAGCAGACCAAACAGTCTTACCTGCAGCGCATTCGCGCGCAGATGTGA
- the ligA gene encoding NAD-dependent DNA ligase LigA, translating to MQAIQDEIKQLTDELNQHNYRYYVDDAPSIPDAEYDRLMRRLQELEAEHPELALADSPTQRVGGEALSKFNQVTHLNPMLSLDNVFSEEEFNAFYKRVGDKLPEAPAFCCEPKLDGLAVSILYRDGVFERAATRGDGTVGEDITENVRTIKSVPLRLRGSGFPPLLEVRGEVFMPKAAFEAVNDKARAKGEKLFVNPRNAAAGSLRQLDSKITASRSLAFYAYALGVVEPETWPLAASHFEQLMQLKEWGCPVSSEVKVCADIPTVLAYYQDILTRRSELAYEIDGVVLKVNDIAQQQTLGFVAKAPRWATAYKFPAQEEITLLEGVDFQVGRTGAVTPVARLQPVFVGGVTVSNATLHNADEIARLDLREGDTVIVRRAGDVIPQIVSVVLEKRQSEAKSIKFPENCLVCGSPIEKVVKQKKLKTKSHFLEQATHKCSGGLKCRAQLKESISYFVSKKCFDIDGLGDKIVEQLINVGLVNNPADLFKLSYDDFVSLEGFGELSARKLFDAIQDKKTISLERFVLALGIAEVGDATARELAKHLGSVKFIVECPFEALLLIPDVGTDVSREIRDFMDNDVNFNFIKELYNEVNIKPTEKGISKYIFEHSKMEHYVVNLHIPTIAKVTASLLSDVFVSLEDLFEATFESLLSINGLTDKRRKALLKFISEQCNREHALKLELVLKKLGLHWTQNYDGEDEISLVESFFTDKTFVLTGSFTSFTRNDLKNLLESKGAKVLGSVSKNTNFLIAGEKAGSKLTKAEALGIEIWDENLVKEKLSE from the coding sequence ATGCAAGCCATACAAGACGAGATTAAACAGTTAACCGACGAGCTTAATCAGCACAACTATCGCTACTATGTCGATGACGCGCCCTCAATTCCCGACGCCGAATATGACCGTCTGATGCGTCGCCTGCAGGAGCTGGAGGCCGAGCATCCCGAGCTGGCGCTGGCCGACTCGCCAACCCAGAGAGTCGGCGGCGAGGCGCTGAGCAAGTTTAATCAGGTGACTCACCTCAATCCCATGTTGAGCCTGGATAACGTCTTTAGCGAAGAGGAGTTCAACGCCTTCTATAAGCGCGTCGGCGATAAGCTGCCGGAGGCGCCGGCATTTTGCTGTGAGCCTAAGTTAGACGGTTTGGCTGTGAGTATCCTCTACCGCGATGGCGTGTTTGAGCGCGCCGCCACCCGCGGCGATGGCACCGTCGGTGAAGACATCACCGAGAACGTACGCACCATCAAATCTGTGCCATTGAGACTCAGAGGCAGCGGTTTCCCGCCACTACTCGAGGTGCGCGGCGAAGTCTTTATGCCTAAGGCGGCCTTCGAGGCGGTCAACGACAAGGCCCGCGCCAAGGGCGAGAAGCTCTTCGTTAATCCGCGTAATGCGGCCGCCGGTAGCCTGCGTCAGTTAGACAGCAAGATCACCGCCAGTCGCTCCTTGGCATTCTATGCCTACGCTCTGGGCGTGGTGGAGCCGGAAACCTGGCCGCTGGCAGCCAGTCATTTCGAGCAGTTGATGCAGCTTAAAGAGTGGGGCTGTCCGGTGAGCAGTGAAGTCAAGGTATGTGCGGATATCCCGACCGTGCTGGCCTATTATCAGGATATACTGACCCGTCGTAGCGAGCTGGCCTATGAGATAGATGGCGTGGTGCTTAAGGTGAATGACATCGCCCAGCAGCAGACTCTTGGTTTCGTGGCTAAGGCGCCTCGCTGGGCCACCGCCTATAAGTTTCCGGCCCAGGAGGAGATCACCCTGCTCGAAGGAGTAGACTTCCAGGTGGGCCGTACCGGCGCCGTGACCCCGGTTGCGCGCCTGCAGCCTGTCTTTGTCGGTGGGGTTACCGTCTCCAACGCCACCTTGCATAACGCCGATGAGATCGCCCGTCTCGATTTAAGGGAGGGTGATACAGTAATCGTTAGGCGAGCAGGAGATGTTATTCCACAAATAGTATCAGTTGTCCTTGAAAAAAGACAAAGTGAAGCAAAATCTATAAAGTTTCCTGAAAATTGTTTGGTATGTGGCTCACCTATAGAGAAAGTTGTTAAGCAGAAAAAGTTAAAAACTAAAAGTCACTTTCTTGAACAAGCAACTCATAAATGCTCCGGGGGACTTAAATGTAGGGCTCAATTAAAGGAATCCATTAGTTACTTTGTTTCTAAAAAGTGCTTTGATATAGATGGGTTGGGTGACAAAATTGTTGAGCAGTTAATAAATGTAGGTTTGGTTAATAATCCTGCTGATTTATTTAAGCTTTCGTATGATGATTTTGTGAGCCTAGAGGGGTTTGGCGAACTTTCGGCCAGAAAACTTTTTGATGCAATTCAAGATAAAAAGACTATCTCACTTGAAAGATTTGTATTGGCTTTAGGTATAGCAGAAGTTGGTGATGCAACAGCTAGGGAATTAGCCAAACATTTGGGTAGCGTAAAATTTATAGTAGAGTGTCCATTCGAAGCATTGTTGCTTATACCAGACGTCGGTACAGATGTTTCCCGTGAAATACGGGATTTCATGGATAATGATGTTAACTTTAATTTTATTAAAGAGCTATATAATGAAGTAAATATAAAACCAACAGAAAAAGGGATCTCTAAGTATATTTTTGAGCATTCGAAAATGGAACATTATGTTGTTAACCTACATATACCAACAATAGCCAAGGTTACAGCATCGTTGCTATCTGATGTATTTGTTAGTCTTGAAGATTTATTTGAAGCGACTTTTGAAAGTTTACTAAGCATTAATGGTCTTACAGATAAACGTAGGAAAGCGTTGCTGAAATTCATTTCAGAGCAATGTAATAGGGAACATGCTCTAAAACTTGAATTGGTTTTAAAAAAACTTGGGTTACATTGGACACAGAATTACGATGGTGAAGATGAAATCAGCTTGGTTGAGTCCTTTTTTACAGATAAGACGTTCGTTTTAACTGGTAGTTTTACAAGTTTTACTCGGAATGATTTAAAAAATCTTTTAGAAAGCAAGGGGGCTAAAGTTTTAGGAAGCGTCTCTAAAAATACTAATTTCCTTATAGCCGGAGAAAAGGCTGGAAGTAAGTTAACTAAGGCTGAAGCACTTGGTATTGAAATATGGGATGAAAACTTAGTCAAGGAGAAGTTAAGTGAATAA
- a CDS encoding DUF2919 domain-containing protein, with translation MNFGHINWLDDKGHFKPPLMLYLMLAFIARGWCVFIASLTQASDRAGLVALIYPQKSDFLMALAAGVGGLFLYGLVIAERKRAPLWLRPAFNQLKPLLIALLMVDAGLLLQRLIHNHFLYSWSFGLDALFLFWSLLYIGKSKHLKYYLQDWRNQTD, from the coding sequence TTGAATTTTGGACATATTAATTGGTTAGACGATAAGGGACACTTTAAGCCGCCGCTTATGTTGTACCTGATGCTAGCCTTTATCGCCCGGGGATGGTGTGTGTTTATCGCCTCCCTGACTCAGGCCAGCGATCGAGCCGGTTTGGTCGCCCTCATCTATCCGCAAAAGTCTGACTTTCTGATGGCCTTGGCGGCCGGTGTCGGTGGCTTATTTCTCTATGGATTAGTGATCGCCGAGCGTAAACGCGCTCCACTCTGGTTAAGACCCGCCTTTAATCAACTTAAACCTCTGCTGATTGCGCTTTTGATGGTAGATGCCGGCCTTTTGTTGCAGCGCCTGATTCACAACCATTTTCTCTATAGCTGGAGCTTTGGCCTGGACGCGCTGTTTCTCTTCTGGAGCCTGCTCTATATCGGCAAGTCGAAGCACCTTAAATACTACCTGCAGGATTGGCGCAATCAGACGGATTAG
- a CDS encoding HD-GYP domain-containing protein has protein sequence MARTEPIQLPLSKLQTGITVKLPLSWKNHPFLFNRIKIEEEAQIELIKSLGVPYVLLVSGEELLEEENDEGDEQAEKAEEVVDPIIEAKRNVRKSLRLSQKRFIDCVNECRSTFSKIASDPEGAYREAASLVESLIEHMFEYEQTHLALVTAGESDNSVTQHGISVAVLALMIARAMELPKSDMRDIALGCLFHDIGKLKVPESIRRKKTPLTASEANFLKMHPNFGYEMLNKTGLFNKAVLSIVLHHHEFIDGSGFPDGLIEKKIPITTQLVSLANDYDGQLWAEESRSPQIALGYLFKNHAGKHSETLIAVLVKLLGIYPPGTLVRLSDGDVGKVMVTTQSVKQPQVWACHPDGSEPGLRFLSQEEVFVDSVLKLEELTEGAMRVLQADSGISFYFAGTP, from the coding sequence GTGGCCAGAACTGAGCCGATACAATTACCCCTGTCTAAGTTACAAACAGGTATCACTGTTAAGTTACCCTTGTCTTGGAAAAACCATCCTTTCCTTTTTAACCGCATCAAGATTGAAGAAGAGGCGCAGATAGAGCTGATCAAGAGTCTTGGCGTGCCCTATGTTCTGTTGGTGTCGGGCGAAGAACTGTTGGAAGAGGAGAATGATGAGGGAGACGAGCAGGCTGAAAAGGCAGAAGAGGTGGTGGATCCCATCATAGAAGCCAAACGCAATGTGCGTAAATCCCTGCGTCTGAGTCAGAAACGCTTTATCGATTGTGTCAACGAGTGCCGCTCGACCTTTAGCAAGATAGCCAGCGATCCCGAGGGCGCTTATCGTGAGGCTGCCTCGCTGGTGGAGTCACTCATCGAGCATATGTTTGAGTATGAACAGACCCACCTGGCGTTAGTGACCGCAGGTGAGAGTGACAATAGCGTCACCCAACACGGTATCTCGGTGGCGGTATTAGCGCTAATGATCGCCAGGGCCATGGAACTGCCCAAATCGGATATGCGCGACATCGCCTTGGGCTGCCTGTTCCATGATATAGGTAAGCTCAAGGTACCCGAGTCTATCCGGCGCAAGAAGACACCGTTAACGGCCTCCGAAGCCAATTTCCTCAAGATGCACCCCAACTTTGGCTACGAGATGCTCAACAAGACGGGCCTGTTTAATAAGGCGGTGCTCAGCATCGTCCTGCACCATCACGAGTTTATCGATGGCTCAGGCTTTCCCGACGGCCTGATAGAGAAGAAGATCCCCATTACCACGCAGCTGGTGAGTCTGGCGAACGATTATGACGGTCAGCTGTGGGCCGAAGAGAGCCGCTCGCCTCAGATAGCCCTGGGTTATCTGTTTAAGAATCATGCGGGGAAACATTCGGAGACGCTGATCGCCGTGTTGGTTAAATTGCTTGGGATCTATCCGCCGGGCACTCTGGTGCGTCTCAGCGATGGCGATGTCGGCAAGGTGATGGTCACCACTCAATCGGTGAAACAGCCTCAGGTGTGGGCCTGTCATCCCGACGGCAGCGAGCCCGGCCTGCGTTTCCTCAGTCAGGAGGAGGTGTTTGTCGATAGCGTGTTAAAGCTTGAAGAATTAACCGAAGGTGCAATGCGCGTGTTACAGGCCGACAGTGGAATTAGTTTTTATTTTGCTGGCACCCCCTAG
- a CDS encoding SDR family oxidoreductase, whose product MITSVAVVGCGWFGLPLAKVLVSQGLKVTGSKRSPQDAEALSADGIAGFALDLEALESEDLSSRAREAITQGLACDALVINIPPGLRRGDNGYLDRLKRLKVLIGTHEYQRIIFISTSGVYPAGGDRSGSGCVEIDAKAHSPGSETLLAAEALFSGANSEGGVSNNHSAGGESNNNCVVVRFAGLIGPKRHPGRFLAGRENVPGGNLAVNMVHLDDCIGAVTSLLKAEGPLSPAYNLCAPLHPTKAEFYQKAATQLGLTPPSFIEGDLAEDKRVDGGLITRELNYRYKFTDPLAMLAHC is encoded by the coding sequence ATGATAACTTCTGTTGCCGTCGTCGGCTGCGGCTGGTTTGGCTTGCCTTTGGCCAAGGTGCTGGTAAGCCAAGGATTAAAGGTTACGGGCTCCAAACGCTCGCCACAGGACGCCGAGGCCTTATCAGCCGATGGAATCGCAGGCTTTGCGCTGGATTTAGAAGCACTCGAGAGTGAAGATTTGTCTTCTCGCGCCCGTGAAGCGATAACCCAAGGCCTCGCCTGCGATGCCTTAGTGATCAACATCCCCCCCGGACTTCGCCGTGGTGATAACGGCTATCTGGATCGCCTCAAGCGCCTCAAGGTGTTAATAGGCACCCACGAATATCAGCGCATCATTTTTATCAGCACGTCTGGTGTCTATCCTGCCGGTGGCGACCGTTCAGGCAGTGGCTGCGTCGAGATCGATGCTAAGGCCCACAGCCCTGGGAGCGAGACCTTGCTGGCCGCCGAGGCGCTCTTCTCTGGTGCTAACTCCGAAGGTGGCGTGTCTAACAATCACTCTGCTGGTGGCGAGTCTAACAATAACTGCGTCGTCGTGCGTTTCGCCGGCCTCATAGGTCCCAAAAGGCATCCAGGGCGATTCCTGGCGGGAAGAGAGAATGTGCCTGGTGGTAACCTGGCGGTGAATATGGTGCATCTCGATGATTGCATTGGTGCCGTGACCTCGCTGCTGAAAGCTGAGGGGCCTTTATCGCCAGCCTATAATCTCTGCGCGCCGCTGCATCCCACCAAGGCGGAATTTTATCAAAAGGCGGCGACTCAGTTGGGGCTCACGCCGCCAAGCTTTATCGAGGGAGACTTAGCTGAAGATAAGCGCGTCGATGGAGGCCTTATCACCCGGGAGCTAAACTATCGGTATAAGTTTACCGATCCTCTAGCCATGTTGGCCCATTGCTAG
- a CDS encoding thiol:disulfide interchange protein DsbA/DsbL — protein MKRVVNLCRYVSLLFIALAAFQVSAQAKYVEGVDYVKVAGIPEVNQPVVREFFSYNCPHCYRQDGLITSAVAKLKAELGDKLAFERTPVAGGRAAWQLSQEAYYLAKKFHVTEQTHGNLFKRIHEGNGAFKRQEELSQFFVEQGLSKAEVDKALASVDNKLAIADYDTQAQLSGIRGVPSLLVNGKYLVSNKQRSAEELADLLAYLSTLK, from the coding sequence ATGAAAAGAGTCGTGAATCTATGTCGTTATGTGAGTCTATTATTTATCGCCCTGGCTGCCTTTCAGGTCAGCGCTCAAGCTAAGTATGTCGAAGGGGTCGACTATGTGAAGGTGGCGGGGATCCCTGAGGTGAATCAGCCTGTGGTGCGTGAGTTCTTCTCCTATAACTGCCCTCACTGTTATCGTCAGGATGGCTTGATCACCTCGGCCGTGGCCAAGTTAAAGGCCGAACTGGGGGATAAGCTGGCATTTGAGCGCACGCCGGTGGCGGGCGGCCGTGCGGCCTGGCAGCTGAGCCAGGAAGCCTACTACCTAGCGAAGAAGTTTCATGTGACCGAACAGACCCATGGCAATCTGTTTAAGCGGATCCATGAGGGTAACGGCGCCTTTAAGCGTCAGGAGGAGCTGAGTCAGTTCTTCGTCGAGCAGGGCCTGTCGAAGGCAGAGGTCGACAAGGCGCTGGCGTCGGTAGATAACAAGTTGGCGATCGCCGACTATGATACTCAGGCACAATTATCTGGGATCCGCGGGGTGCCTTCGCTGCTGGTAAACGGTAAATATCTGGTGAGCAATAAGCAGCGCAGCGCCGAGGAGTTGGCCGATCTGCTTGCCTATCTCTCGACCCTGAAATAG
- a CDS encoding DUF4212 domain-containing protein: MAFENNEKAEGYWRENLRLVLGLLAIWAAVSFGCGILLVDVLNEIHFMGFKLGFWFAQQGAMYVFVALIFVYVAKANALDKKYNVHED, encoded by the coding sequence ATGGCTTTTGAAAATAACGAAAAGGCAGAAGGTTACTGGCGTGAAAATTTACGTCTAGTGCTCGGACTGCTAGCAATTTGGGCTGCAGTGTCATTTGGCTGCGGTATTTTATTGGTCGATGTACTCAATGAGATCCATTTCATGGGCTTCAAACTGGGCTTCTGGTTTGCTCAGCAGGGGGCCATGTATGTATTCGTTGCACTGATTTTTGTCTACGTGGCGAAAGCCAATGCGCTGGACAAAAAATACAATGTTCATGAAGACTAA